A single window of Mycobacterium sp. ITM-2016-00318 DNA harbors:
- a CDS encoding polyphosphate kinase 2 family protein, with amino-acid sequence MSTSTELPELWTHEPHDHLVYRQGALVSDVDTSATPGFKGKKADAEAVQPKRNKRFAELQEMLYANSKGAGDNRSLLLVLQGMDTAGKGGIVKYVVGAANPQGIRYTAFGVPTKEERKHKYLWRIRRALPPAGNIGVFDRSHYEDVLVVRVHNMVPPEVWGKRYEEINRFEKTLVDEGTNIIKVAMFVSLEEQKKRLTKRLGRPDKYWKYNPGDVDERLLWPQYVDAYQEMLEKTSTDYAPWHVVPCDHKWYSRLAILELLIEALEGLDLSWPPADFDVEAEKKRLAKA; translated from the coding sequence ATGAGTACCTCGACCGAACTACCCGAACTGTGGACCCACGAACCGCACGACCATCTGGTGTATCGGCAGGGCGCGCTGGTGTCCGACGTCGACACCAGCGCCACCCCGGGATTCAAGGGCAAGAAGGCCGATGCCGAGGCGGTGCAACCGAAGCGCAACAAGCGATTCGCCGAATTGCAGGAAATGCTCTACGCCAACAGCAAGGGCGCAGGCGACAACAGGTCACTGCTGCTAGTACTGCAGGGCATGGACACTGCCGGCAAGGGCGGGATCGTCAAATATGTTGTTGGCGCGGCCAATCCGCAGGGCATCAGGTACACCGCGTTCGGGGTGCCTACCAAAGAGGAACGCAAACACAAATACCTGTGGCGGATCAGGCGTGCGCTGCCACCGGCCGGCAACATCGGCGTGTTCGACCGGTCCCACTACGAGGACGTGCTGGTGGTGCGCGTGCATAACATGGTGCCGCCCGAGGTGTGGGGTAAGCGCTACGAGGAGATCAACCGGTTCGAGAAGACTCTCGTCGACGAAGGTACGAACATCATCAAGGTCGCGATGTTCGTCTCGCTGGAGGAGCAGAAGAAGCGGCTGACCAAGCGACTCGGGCGGCCCGACAAGTACTGGAAGTACAACCCCGGCGACGTCGACGAGCGCTTGTTGTGGCCGCAGTACGTGGATGCCTACCAGGAGATGCTCGAAAAGACGTCGACCGACTACGCACCGTGGCACGTCGTGCCGTGTGACCACAAGTGGTACAGCAGGCTGGCGATTCTGGAGTTGCTGATAGAGGCGCTCGAAGGGCTCGATTTGTCATGGCCGCCTGCAGATTTCGATGTCGAGGCGGAGAAGAAGCGTCTGGCCAAGGCTTAG
- a CDS encoding TetR/AcrR family transcriptional regulator — MAQQTPQAAVKTDGRKRRWHQHKVERRNELVDGTLVAIRRRGSNVSMDEIAAEIGVSKTVLYRYFVDKNDLTTAVMMRFAQTTLIPNMAAALSSNLQGYDLTREVIKVYVETVAAEPEPYRFVMANNSASKNKVIANSEEIIARMLAVMLRRQMNAVGMDTGGVEPWAYHTVGGVQLATHSWMSHPRMSSDELIDYLTMLSWNALCGIVEVGGSLEEFRGMPHPSPLLPPQLLKR; from the coding sequence GTGGCACAGCAGACTCCGCAGGCGGCGGTCAAGACCGATGGCCGAAAGCGGCGCTGGCACCAACACAAGGTGGAGCGCCGCAATGAGCTGGTGGACGGCACGCTGGTGGCCATTCGGCGACGCGGCAGCAACGTCAGCATGGATGAGATCGCCGCCGAAATCGGCGTCTCGAAGACGGTCCTCTACCGCTATTTCGTCGACAAGAACGACCTGACGACCGCGGTGATGATGCGGTTCGCCCAGACCACGCTGATCCCCAACATGGCCGCCGCGCTCTCATCCAACCTGCAGGGTTACGACCTGACCCGCGAGGTCATCAAGGTCTACGTCGAGACGGTCGCGGCCGAACCCGAGCCCTACCGCTTCGTGATGGCGAACAACTCGGCGAGCAAGAACAAGGTCATCGCCAACAGCGAGGAGATCATCGCCCGCATGCTGGCGGTCATGCTGCGCAGGCAGATGAACGCTGTCGGCATGGATACCGGCGGTGTCGAGCCGTGGGCCTACCACACCGTCGGCGGCGTGCAGCTGGCCACGCACTCGTGGATGTCGCATCCGCGGATGAGCAGCGACGAGCTGATCGACTATCTGACGATGCTGTCGTGGAATGCCCTGTGCGGCATCGTCGAGGTGGGCGGCTCCCTGGAGGAATTCCGGGGAATGCCACACCCGTCGCCGCTTCTTCCGCCACAGTTGCTCAAGAGATGA
- a CDS encoding DUF445 domain-containing protein, whose protein sequence is MAHRPDAGSSGLQALPAPQADRLSFADSLAGADSAADEERRSGLRRMKLVALSFLVGATVLFLFCRWAEANGAGAWAGYVAAASEAGMVGALADWFAVTALFKHPLGIPIPHTAIIKRKKDQLGEGLGAFVRENFMSPEVVETKLRDAEVAGRLGKWLSEPAHAERVAAEASTALRVLVEMLRDEDVQAVLDRMIVKRIAEPQWGPPIGRVLSTLLQERRQEALLQLLADRAFQWSLNAGEIIERVVERDSPTWSPRWVDHLVGDRIHRELMDFTDKVRRNPDHELRRSATRFLFEFADDLQHDETTIGKAENVKNQIMARDEVARAAETAWNAAKRIFLESVDDPSSALRARIADSAVHIGESLRDDADLRDKVDNWIIRAAQHLVGQYGAEITTIITDTIERWDADEASRRIELHVGRDLQFIRINGTVVGALAGLAIYSIAQLLF, encoded by the coding sequence GTGGCACACAGACCCGACGCAGGATCCAGCGGTTTGCAGGCACTTCCTGCGCCGCAGGCGGACCGGCTGAGCTTCGCGGACTCGCTGGCCGGCGCCGACAGCGCCGCCGACGAGGAACGCCGCAGCGGACTGCGACGGATGAAGCTCGTCGCGCTGAGCTTCCTCGTCGGTGCGACCGTGCTCTTCCTGTTCTGCCGGTGGGCCGAAGCCAACGGCGCCGGCGCGTGGGCCGGTTACGTCGCCGCCGCCTCGGAGGCCGGCATGGTGGGCGCGCTGGCCGACTGGTTCGCGGTGACCGCGCTGTTCAAGCACCCGCTGGGCATCCCGATCCCGCACACCGCGATCATCAAACGCAAGAAGGACCAGCTGGGCGAGGGGCTCGGCGCCTTCGTCCGGGAGAACTTCATGTCGCCGGAGGTCGTGGAGACCAAGCTGCGCGACGCGGAGGTGGCCGGCCGGTTGGGTAAGTGGCTGTCGGAGCCTGCGCACGCCGAGCGGGTGGCCGCCGAGGCATCCACGGCGTTGCGGGTGCTGGTGGAGATGTTGCGCGACGAGGACGTCCAGGCGGTGCTGGACAGGATGATCGTCAAGCGGATCGCCGAGCCGCAGTGGGGGCCGCCGATCGGTCGTGTCCTATCTACCCTGCTTCAGGAGCGCAGGCAGGAGGCGCTGCTGCAACTGCTCGCCGACCGCGCCTTCCAGTGGTCGCTCAACGCCGGTGAAATCATCGAGCGGGTGGTGGAGCGTGACTCGCCGACCTGGTCGCCGCGCTGGGTCGACCACCTCGTCGGCGACCGCATTCACCGTGAGCTGATGGACTTCACCGACAAGGTGCGGCGCAATCCCGATCACGAACTGCGCCGCTCGGCCACCCGCTTTCTGTTCGAGTTCGCCGACGACCTGCAGCACGACGAGACGACGATCGGCAAGGCCGAAAACGTCAAGAACCAGATCATGGCCCGCGACGAGGTCGCCCGCGCAGCCGAGACGGCATGGAATGCCGCCAAGCGGATCTTCCTCGAATCGGTCGACGACCCGTCGTCGGCCCTGCGCGCCCGCATCGCGGACTCCGCGGTGCACATCGGGGAGTCGCTGCGCGACGACGCCGACCTACGCGACAAGGTGGACAACTGGATCATCAGGGCGGCTCAGCACCTGGTCGGCCAATATGGGGCGGAGATCACAACGATCATCACCGACACGATCGAGCGGTGGGACGCCGACGAAGCCAGCCGACGCATCGAACTCCATGTCGGCCGTGACCTGCAATTCATCAGGATCAACGGCACCGTGGTGGGCGCCCTGGCGGGCCTGGCCATCTATTCGATAGCCCAGCTACTCTTCTGA
- a CDS encoding helix-turn-helix domain-containing protein, with amino-acid sequence MSQDEKLVDVVSSAAQDIGSFIRSQREAAQVSVRQLAEKAGVSNPYLSQIERGLRKPSADVLSQIAKALRVSAEVLYIRAGILEPSEANEVRDAIITDTAITERQKQVLLDIYTSFCEQNEASLVIEDGPSREEPTTD; translated from the coding sequence ATGTCGCAGGACGAGAAGCTCGTCGATGTGGTCTCCAGCGCTGCGCAGGACATCGGGAGCTTCATCCGGTCCCAGCGTGAGGCGGCTCAGGTATCGGTGCGGCAGCTGGCCGAGAAGGCCGGCGTGAGCAATCCCTATCTCAGCCAGATCGAGCGGGGATTGCGCAAGCCCTCGGCCGATGTGCTGAGCCAGATCGCCAAGGCGTTGCGGGTCTCTGCGGAGGTGCTCTACATCAGGGCCGGAATCCTGGAGCCCAGTGAGGCCAACGAGGTGCGCGACGCGATCATCACCGACACGGCGATCACCGAGCGGCAGAAGCAGGTGCTGCTCGACATCTACACATCGTTTTGTGAGCAGAATGAGGCTTCCCTTGTCATAGAAGACGGGCCATCACGTGAGGAGCCGACGACTGACTGA
- a CDS encoding DUF2516 family protein, with product MILADLAGVIVLVLVVAAFAVAAYAFVHAAMQRPDAYTAAGKLTKPVWLMIIGGSVLLLLVFRDPFGAAIAAVASGIYLVDVRPKILDIQGKSR from the coding sequence GTGATCCTTGCCGACCTAGCGGGCGTCATTGTTTTGGTCCTCGTCGTTGCTGCATTCGCCGTGGCCGCCTACGCCTTCGTCCATGCAGCCATGCAGAGGCCCGACGCGTACACCGCGGCAGGCAAGCTCACCAAGCCGGTCTGGTTGATGATCATCGGGGGCAGCGTGCTTCTGCTGCTGGTGTTCCGCGATCCCTTCGGCGCCGCGATCGCCGCCGTCGCCTCGGGCATCTATCTCGTCGACGTCCGCCCCAAGATCCTCGATATCCAGGGAAAGTCGCGGTAG
- a CDS encoding DUF2599 domain-containing protein: protein MRRIVAASAAAMTAALILAGTATADTVPGPPYVAQAEWAKWADLSSLRVYPTDAARVASAQTGTTAAADEAWTEVLTLSPDADIPGMREQFMCHWSYAELAYPGKSSWNLEPWRPEVSGDEMVAAHCNPGGTEEPF from the coding sequence ATGCGCCGTATCGTTGCCGCCTCGGCGGCGGCCATGACCGCTGCCCTCATCCTCGCCGGAACCGCCACGGCCGACACCGTGCCCGGCCCGCCCTACGTCGCACAGGCCGAATGGGCCAAGTGGGCCGACTTGTCCAGTCTCCGTGTGTATCCCACCGACGCCGCACGCGTCGCGTCGGCCCAGACCGGCACCACCGCTGCGGCCGACGAGGCCTGGACCGAAGTGCTGACACTGTCGCCCGACGCCGACATCCCCGGGATGCGCGAGCAGTTCATGTGCCACTGGTCCTACGCCGAACTGGCTTACCCCGGTAAGTCCAGCTGGAATCTCGAACCGTGGCGGCCCGAGGTCTCCGGCGACGAGATGGTGGCCGCACACTGCAATCCCGGCGGCACAGAAGAACCGTTCTAG
- the deoC gene encoding deoxyribose-phosphate aldolase encodes MAQTLHRDDVAAVVDHTLLKPEATQRDVTALVSEAAELGVYCVCVSPSSVAVAMMSAPAGLHIASVVGFPSGKHLSAIKAAEAAHAVAAGADEIDMVIDVGSAVAGEFDAVRADVAAVRAAVPGAVLKVIVESAALLDLAGEDTLAAACRSVVDAGADFVKSSTGFHPSGGASVRAVELMAATVGPGVGVKASGGIRTADDAVAMLSAGATRLGLSGTRAVLDGLA; translated from the coding sequence GTGGCGCAGACGTTGCACCGCGACGATGTCGCCGCGGTGGTCGACCACACGCTGCTCAAACCCGAAGCGACGCAACGCGATGTGACGGCGCTGGTGTCCGAGGCCGCCGAGCTCGGCGTCTACTGCGTGTGCGTATCTCCGTCGTCGGTGGCGGTCGCAATGATGTCGGCGCCGGCAGGTCTGCACATCGCCTCGGTGGTCGGTTTCCCATCGGGCAAGCATCTTTCGGCGATCAAGGCGGCCGAGGCAGCCCACGCCGTCGCGGCGGGCGCCGACGAGATCGACATGGTAATCGACGTCGGATCCGCGGTGGCCGGCGAATTCGACGCTGTCCGTGCCGATGTCGCCGCAGTACGCGCCGCCGTTCCCGGCGCCGTGCTCAAGGTGATCGTCGAGTCGGCGGCGCTATTGGACCTTGCAGGCGAGGACACCCTCGCCGCAGCGTGCCGGTCTGTGGTCGACGCAGGCGCCGATTTCGTCAAGAGCTCCACCGGATTTCATCCCAGCGGGGGTGCATCGGTCCGAGCCGTCGAGCTGATGGCGGCGACCGTCGGACCCGGCGTCGGGGTCAAGGCCAGCGGCGGTATCCGCACCGCCGATGACGCCGTCGCGATGCTGAGCGCGGGCGCGACCCGGCTGGGGCTCTCCGGCACCCGCGCGGTGCTCGACGGGCTGGCCTAG
- a CDS encoding DUF2993 domain-containing protein, producing MTDPWARPANQPQPGQAPQEPRPPQYPPNLPGQPAGPPGGPGQKDSSLAGKVKNLFRDPLTIVLVVVIVVALVAAGVLAAELYARSRADDVVASATECVVQDDVTVSFGASPFLIQHMTGHYGNISIETAGNQLREAKGMKAQINIDDVRLQDSGDSKGTIGALDATITWTAEGIKQTVQNAIPVIGSFITDVKTNPSDGTIELEAALGSSVTTKPTVQDGGIALQMVRLNGLGFTLPREMVQPALDAFSATLTKDYPLGVKADDVTVSDNGVSAHFSTRNASIPKGNTDPCFANL from the coding sequence GTGACTGATCCCTGGGCTCGCCCGGCCAACCAGCCCCAGCCTGGCCAAGCGCCGCAAGAGCCTCGCCCGCCGCAGTACCCGCCGAACCTACCGGGTCAGCCGGCTGGCCCGCCCGGCGGCCCCGGGCAGAAGGACTCCTCGCTGGCCGGGAAGGTCAAAAACCTCTTCCGCGACCCGCTCACCATCGTCTTGGTGGTGGTCATCGTCGTGGCACTCGTCGCCGCGGGCGTGCTCGCCGCGGAGCTCTACGCGCGCAGCCGGGCCGACGACGTGGTCGCCTCGGCCACGGAATGCGTGGTGCAGGATGACGTCACCGTCTCGTTCGGCGCGTCCCCGTTTCTGATCCAGCACATGACCGGGCACTACGGCAACATCTCGATCGAGACCGCGGGCAACCAGCTCCGCGAGGCCAAAGGGATGAAGGCGCAGATCAATATCGACGATGTCCGGCTGCAGGACAGCGGCGACTCCAAGGGCACCATCGGCGCCCTTGACGCGACGATCACCTGGACCGCCGAGGGCATCAAGCAGACGGTGCAGAACGCCATCCCCGTGATCGGCAGCTTCATCACCGACGTGAAGACCAATCCGTCGGACGGCACCATCGAGCTGGAGGCCGCGCTCGGCAGCAGCGTCACCACCAAGCCGACGGTGCAGGATGGCGGTATCGCGTTGCAGATGGTCCGCCTGAACGGCCTCGGCTTCACCCTGCCTCGCGAGATGGTGCAGCCCGCGCTCGACGCCTTCTCGGCGACGCTGACCAAGGACTATCCGCTCGGCGTCAAGGCCGACGACGTCACGGTCAGCGACAACGGGGTGTCCGCGCATTTCTCCACCCGTAACGCCTCGATCCCCAAGGGCAACACCGACCCCTGCTTCGCAAACCTCTAG
- a CDS encoding carbon-nitrogen hydrolase family protein, translated as MRIALAQIQAGTEPAANLGLVEEYTRRAADAGAGLVLFPEATMCRFGVPLADVAEPLDGPWADRVRAIAAGAGITVVAGMFVPADSHDGQVRVTNTLIAAGPGVDAHYDKIHLYDAFGFTESRTVAPGHEPVVITVDGVGVGLTLCYDVRFPELYVELARRGAQVITVHASWGTGPGKLEQWTLLARARALDTGSFVAAVGQAYPGDEIAAIGPTGVGGSVVASPLGEVLDVEGAEPSLLVTDIDTDTVASVRDTIAVLRNRSDFADVHRAESRA; from the coding sequence ATGCGAATCGCGCTGGCGCAGATCCAGGCGGGCACCGAGCCCGCGGCCAACCTCGGCCTGGTCGAGGAGTACACCCGTCGCGCCGCCGACGCGGGCGCGGGCCTCGTGCTGTTCCCCGAGGCCACCATGTGTCGCTTCGGGGTGCCGCTGGCTGATGTCGCCGAGCCGCTTGACGGGCCGTGGGCCGACCGCGTTCGGGCCATCGCGGCCGGTGCGGGAATCACTGTGGTCGCCGGGATGTTCGTGCCCGCCGACTCACACGACGGGCAGGTGCGCGTCACCAACACGCTGATCGCAGCGGGGCCGGGGGTGGACGCGCACTACGACAAGATTCACCTGTACGACGCGTTCGGCTTCACCGAGTCGCGCACCGTCGCGCCCGGTCACGAACCCGTGGTGATCACCGTCGACGGGGTCGGGGTGGGGCTGACGCTCTGCTACGACGTCCGCTTCCCCGAGCTGTATGTCGAGTTGGCGCGGCGCGGCGCGCAGGTCATAACCGTGCATGCGTCGTGGGGCACCGGGCCGGGCAAGCTCGAGCAGTGGACGCTGCTGGCCCGCGCACGGGCGCTGGACACCGGCAGCTTCGTCGCCGCCGTCGGTCAGGCGTATCCCGGCGACGAGATCGCCGCGATCGGGCCGACCGGGGTTGGCGGCAGCGTGGTGGCCTCCCCGCTCGGCGAGGTTCTCGACGTTGAGGGCGCCGAACCGTCGCTGCTCGTCACCGATATCGACACCGACACGGTGGCCTCGGTCAGGGACACGATCGCGGTGCTCCGCAACCGCTCAGACTTCGCTGATGTTCATAGGGCAGAATCGCGGGCGTGA
- a CDS encoding agmatinase family protein, which yields MTTDEPLGRRADGSDNPPLNAEGAWAQQAEANLGDRRLREEIERGLSFGLEAAPTINDRTISTFVRGEKPHFAGERGTFLKCPFIEDVNEVDDAEVAVFGVPLDAGATYRPGTRFGPQGIRRSTNLFGTYNYESGVDLREQLNIVDIGDVFTIPGNLEKSFDQISQAMAHVAQKGVMPIVLGGDHSIGFPTVRGLAPYMDGNIGIIHFDRHVDTQETDLDERMHTTPWFHATNIKNAPATNLVQIGIGGWQSPREGVKVGRDRKSTVITVGDVERVGVENIAEMALEIAWKGAKAVYLSFDIDVIDAGFVPGTGWPEPGGLLPREALNLVKMVSEPGLAGIEVVECSPPYDWAEQTALMSSRVILDSLAAQVRSGKLGKKSASLDRPAWGP from the coding sequence GTGACCACCGATGAGCCGCTCGGGCGAAGAGCAGACGGCAGCGACAATCCACCCCTCAACGCCGAAGGTGCCTGGGCGCAGCAGGCCGAGGCGAACCTCGGCGATCGCCGGCTGCGCGAGGAGATCGAGCGTGGTCTGAGCTTCGGCCTCGAGGCCGCGCCGACCATCAACGACCGGACCATCTCCACATTCGTCCGCGGCGAGAAGCCGCACTTCGCCGGCGAACGCGGCACGTTCCTGAAGTGTCCGTTCATCGAGGACGTCAACGAGGTCGACGACGCCGAGGTCGCCGTCTTCGGCGTGCCGCTGGACGCCGGCGCCACCTACCGGCCCGGCACCCGGTTCGGCCCGCAGGGCATCCGGCGCTCGACCAACCTGTTCGGCACCTACAACTACGAGTCCGGCGTCGACCTGCGCGAGCAGCTCAACATCGTCGACATCGGTGACGTGTTCACCATTCCGGGCAATCTGGAGAAGTCGTTCGACCAGATCAGCCAGGCGATGGCGCACGTCGCACAGAAGGGCGTGATGCCGATCGTGCTCGGCGGCGACCACTCCATCGGCTTTCCCACCGTCCGCGGGCTCGCCCCGTACATGGACGGCAACATCGGCATCATCCACTTCGACCGTCACGTCGATACCCAGGAGACCGACCTCGACGAGCGGATGCACACCACCCCGTGGTTCCACGCGACCAACATCAAGAACGCCCCTGCGACCAACCTGGTCCAGATAGGGATCGGCGGCTGGCAGAGCCCGCGGGAAGGCGTGAAGGTGGGCCGGGACCGCAAGTCGACGGTCATCACCGTCGGCGACGTGGAACGCGTGGGCGTCGAGAACATCGCCGAGATGGCGCTCGAGATCGCCTGGAAAGGCGCCAAGGCGGTGTACCTGTCGTTCGACATCGATGTCATCGACGCCGGCTTCGTCCCCGGCACCGGTTGGCCGGAGCCGGGCGGGCTGCTGCCCCGCGAGGCGCTCAACCTGGTCAAGATGGTCTCCGAGCCCGGTTTGGCGGGCATCGAGGTCGTCGAGTGCTCGCCGCCCTATGACTGGGCCGAACAGACCGCTTTGATGAGCTCGCGGGTGATCCTGGACAGCCTCGCCGCGCAGGTGCGGTCCGGCAAACTCGGCAAGAAGTCCGCATCCCTGGATCGGCCAGCCTGGGGGCCGTGA
- a CDS encoding sodium:solute symporter family protein, which produces MILLGVGLSIAVVVFVGFMVSKRIAGDSANFLVGGRMLPLMLVGGALMGSAVDTNATLGNTDLAAQFGFWAGACLPLGLALCLFFTGLFFAKPMNRMGLTSFPDYYRLRFGRAVEKAASVMLIIGFCILVAGNLVAGGFLFNYFLGFPYWVGTVLIAVLAVAYTGTGGLLADAYTAIIQMALVLIGAVGLLIWMAVTHGLAFADGMGPLDLGQMTDPAQGATINWATLIALGIGDIVAIDFMQRVFAAKSPETARRACFGAATGVVAICVPFGLVVLSAKAFLPAELDGPILFVLLDRYAPLFLTIIVLCGLVGASMSTANGAILAISNVSVRNLGGVRRVHVPGQPDPLLRATRIAMVPMTLVSILIAIYVKQTGILLTLAFDLLLACLVVPFILGLVWRRGTATAALVSIVVGLAVRLVLFVMTPTMYGLDNTILYIPNGVFDATFDGWPTFIAFGASLVTYAAIARLTPPAPIRGLDIRVAEDVDDALDEVDDAQPDLVRIEAGQQ; this is translated from the coding sequence ATGATTCTTCTCGGTGTCGGACTCAGCATCGCCGTCGTCGTCTTCGTCGGCTTCATGGTGTCGAAACGAATAGCGGGCGACAGCGCCAACTTCCTTGTCGGCGGCAGGATGTTGCCGTTGATGTTGGTCGGCGGCGCGCTGATGGGCTCGGCGGTCGATACCAACGCCACCCTCGGAAACACCGACCTGGCAGCCCAATTCGGGTTCTGGGCGGGTGCCTGCCTACCGCTCGGCCTGGCACTCTGCCTGTTCTTCACGGGCCTGTTCTTCGCCAAGCCGATGAACCGGATGGGGCTGACGTCGTTCCCGGATTACTACCGCCTCAGGTTCGGTCGGGCCGTGGAGAAGGCGGCCTCGGTGATGCTGATCATCGGGTTCTGCATCCTGGTCGCAGGAAACCTGGTGGCGGGCGGCTTCCTGTTCAACTACTTTCTTGGCTTTCCGTATTGGGTGGGCACGGTGCTCATCGCCGTCCTCGCGGTCGCCTACACCGGCACCGGCGGCCTGCTGGCCGATGCATACACCGCGATCATCCAGATGGCCCTTGTGCTCATCGGCGCGGTCGGTCTGCTGATCTGGATGGCCGTCACTCACGGGCTCGCCTTCGCCGACGGAATGGGTCCGCTGGACCTCGGTCAGATGACCGATCCGGCTCAGGGCGCCACCATCAACTGGGCGACGCTGATCGCGCTCGGTATCGGCGATATCGTCGCAATCGACTTCATGCAAAGGGTTTTCGCGGCGAAGTCGCCCGAGACGGCCCGCCGGGCCTGCTTCGGCGCGGCGACCGGCGTTGTGGCGATCTGCGTACCGTTCGGTCTCGTCGTGCTCTCGGCAAAAGCATTCCTGCCCGCAGAACTGGACGGGCCGATCCTTTTCGTCCTGCTGGACCGGTACGCGCCGCTCTTCCTGACGATCATCGTGTTGTGTGGTCTGGTCGGGGCGTCCATGAGTACCGCCAACGGCGCCATCTTGGCCATCTCGAATGTCTCGGTCCGCAACCTGGGCGGTGTTCGGCGTGTGCACGTGCCGGGCCAACCGGACCCGCTGTTGCGGGCCACCCGCATCGCGATGGTTCCGATGACGCTGGTGTCGATCCTGATCGCCATCTACGTCAAGCAGACTGGAATCCTCCTGACGCTGGCCTTCGACCTTCTGTTGGCCTGCCTTGTCGTGCCGTTCATCCTCGGGCTGGTCTGGCGCAGGGGCACCGCCACCGCGGCCCTCGTGTCGATCGTCGTCGGTCTGGCCGTGCGGCTGGTGCTGTTCGTCATGACGCCGACGATGTACGGCCTGGACAACACCATCCTCTACATCCCCAACGGCGTCTTCGACGCGACGTTCGACGGCTGGCCGACGTTCATCGCGTTCGGCGCGTCATTGGTCACGTACGCGGCCATCGCACGGCTCACCCCGCCTGCGCCGATTCGCGGCCTCGACATCCGGGTCGCCGAGGATGTCGACGACGCACTCGACGAGGTGGACGACGCCCAACCGGACCTGGTCAGGATCGAGGCGGGGCAACAGTAG
- a CDS encoding SAM-dependent methyltransferase, protein MGAPVGQLTRGTTGHNRLRRCDRWLVHSPRVRTALQSAADPLVVDLGYGALPVTTLELASRLRTVRLDVRVIGLEIDQERVSAARAAGSDAVEFGLGGFELAGHRPVLVRAFNVLRQYPEDAVDEAWTLMRTRLAPGGLIIDGTCDEIGRRCGWVLLDSQGPVSLTMACDPFAIERPSDLAERLPKILIHHNVSGQPINTLLAAADHGWASVAGHGVFGPRERWRAMLNMLRESGLPVEPPRRRMRDGVLTVPWATVAPPRS, encoded by the coding sequence ATGGGCGCTCCGGTCGGACAGCTGACGCGGGGCACCACCGGGCACAACCGGCTTCGCCGCTGCGACCGCTGGCTCGTGCACTCGCCGAGGGTGCGCACCGCACTGCAATCGGCCGCTGACCCGCTGGTCGTCGATCTCGGCTACGGCGCATTGCCCGTCACCACGCTCGAACTGGCGAGTCGGCTGCGGACGGTTCGTCTCGATGTTCGCGTGATCGGGCTGGAGATCGATCAGGAGCGCGTCAGCGCCGCGCGCGCCGCGGGAAGCGACGCCGTCGAATTCGGGCTCGGCGGCTTCGAATTGGCCGGCCATCGGCCCGTGCTGGTGCGGGCGTTCAACGTGCTGCGGCAGTATCCGGAGGACGCGGTCGACGAGGCGTGGACGTTGATGCGGACACGGCTGGCGCCAGGGGGCCTGATCATCGACGGCACCTGCGACGAGATCGGCAGGCGGTGCGGTTGGGTACTGCTCGACAGCCAGGGTCCCGTGAGCCTCACGATGGCGTGCGATCCGTTCGCCATCGAGCGTCCGTCAGACCTCGCCGAGCGGCTACCCAAAATCCTTATCCACCACAATGTCTCGGGTCAGCCGATCAACACGCTCCTGGCTGCCGCCGATCACGGGTGGGCCAGCGTCGCCGGTCACGGCGTGTTCGGCCCGAGGGAGCGGTGGCGGGCGATGCTGAACATGTTGCGCGAGAGCGGGTTACCCGTCGAGCCGCCCCGCCGCCGCATGCGCGACGGGGTGCTCACCGTGCCGTGGGCTACTGTTGCCCCGCCTCGATCCTGA
- a CDS encoding DUF2505 domain-containing protein: MPRSFDMAAEYERTVEQVHRAFGDRTYWLERLADSGADRATLDSMTVDAGGGIDVVTTQVLRRGRLPGVVAQFHPGDLSIVRQEAWSPVDAGTARATVTGATPGAPVSLTGTAVLAPAGSGSRLQFTATVEVRIPLVGGKIENFIGSQLVELLIAEQRFTTAWLDYHT, from the coding sequence ATGCCGCGCTCATTCGACATGGCCGCCGAGTACGAGCGCACCGTCGAACAGGTACACCGGGCATTCGGCGATCGGACCTATTGGCTCGAGCGGCTGGCCGATTCCGGCGCCGATCGGGCCACGCTGGATTCGATGACGGTGGACGCAGGCGGCGGCATCGACGTCGTCACCACGCAGGTGTTGCGCCGCGGCCGGCTACCCGGCGTGGTCGCGCAGTTCCATCCCGGTGATCTGTCGATCGTGCGGCAGGAGGCGTGGAGTCCGGTGGACGCCGGCACGGCGAGGGCCACGGTGACCGGTGCGACTCCCGGCGCGCCCGTCTCGCTGACCGGCACCGCAGTGCTGGCGCCCGCGGGAAGCGGTTCGCGGTTGCAGTTCACCGCGACCGTCGAGGTGCGCATCCCGCTCGTGGGCGGCAAGATCGAGAACTTCATCGGCAGCCAACTGGTCGAACTGCTCATCGCCGAGCAGCGGTTCACCACGGCGTGGCTCGACTACCACACCTGA